In the Clostridia bacterium genome, AAATGAATGAAGCATCAGGTTGGTTTCTGTAGCTGTGCAGATTCGCGCGACCACGTGCAACAGAGCGGCGCCGGGCTGAAGCGCGGCTGCTCTGTTCGCAGGAGGAAACAGCCATGCGGAGAAGTATCCGTTATCAGGCATGAAGGCCTTGTTGGAAGGGAGTTGACTATGGTGCATGTAAGAACGCGTCCCAAAGCTGTGGCCTTAGCTCATTTTCCGGAGTAGAAAAGGCTGAAGTTGCGAACTATGGTCAGAACCTTTTGAGAAGGTACTGGCAACACTCATGTCGAACATAGCCCCGATACAGATGCGATGGGTTGGTCGGCATGGCGCTCAAGAACCCCAAGAAGCAACACCCTGAAACCCTCAACCCGTACCTATCGGGTGTCTTTTCGAGGTACGAGTCAAGGATCATCGGGAACCTCTTTCTCCTGAAACCGCTCATGGCTCTGCTTGGCCTCGAGGACATCGTGGACAGCGTCTGTCCCCTTGCGTCGAACAGGGCCAGGGCATCGGTAGGCGAGGTGTGCAAGATCCTCGTCCTGAACAGGCTCAACTCTCCCAGGCCGCTGTACAAGGTCGAGGACTGGGCAGATCATGTATCCACCGTTGACCTCTTCGGCATACCTTCCGCCCTGCTAAACGAGGACAAACTCGGGCGCTGCCTGGAACTCCTAGCTACGTACTCTGGCGACATAGAGGCGTTGCTCTGTCTCAAACTCATACGCGACTTCGGGGTCTCCCCAGAGCTTGTGATATGGGATAGCACCTCGTTCTACTTCGAAGGGGCATACGAGAACTCCGAGTTCGTGACGTTCGGACATGCCTTGGAAGGAAAGACCGACGCTAAGCGCGTTCGCATCGGCATGTGTATGGACGCCGGCACCGGCATACCTCTCACCAGCAGCCGAGAGCGGGGCAGAAGAGACGATGCGGACCTTGTCGTCGACAACCTAGAGTCTTTAAAGGCCACACTCAGCCAGTCGGGCCGCGTCGACCATGTTGTAGTAGCGGATAGAGCGCTTGCAGGCGTAGATAACGTGTTCCTGCTGGACTCAAGGAACACGAAGTTTGTGGCTCCAG is a window encoding:
- a CDS encoding DUF4277 domain-containing protein, with the protein product MALKNPKKQHPETLNPYLSGVFSRYESRIIGNLFLLKPLMALLGLEDIVDSVCPLASNRARASVGEVCKILVLNRLNSPRPLYKVEDWADHVSTVDLFGIPSALLNEDKLGRCLELLATYSGDIEALLCLKLIRDFGVSPELVIWDSTSFYFEGAYENSEFVTFGHALEGKTDAKRVRIGMCMDAGTGIPLTSSRERGRRDDADLVVDNLESLKATLSQSGRVDHVVVADRALAGVDNVFLLDSRNTKFVAPADDDACYVQLIPNTGDDEFQEADYKSKGGEPFFIAERGICLHRELEAEERKYESRWFRAIVVKSPSKLKVDEMKRSKETETIDAWLRDVRDSKISKYHYKKLDYVEKRIDAFFSGPLRKHRKIYDPKAASDDARLDFTWSVDE